The window TTCTTGTACTAGGCGCATTAGCCCGCTTTGTTTTCTCCGCCCGAGGTAACCTGCACGGGCTCTTTGCGCGGCAGACAATCTATCTTCTGACCTATGTAGGCGTTGCTCTGATTACAAGTATCGGAGACGCCTACTTCGCGGAAATCGACGCGTCCATAGACCTGATCTGGATTGTTACCTATCTCACGGGCGCGGTCCTCGCCATTACATGGAATCCAACCCTCGCCGAGCACGGAACACCAGTTCCACGGATCAGCCGCCGCGCGTCATTACTGTGTTTTAATCTCACCCTCGCCGTAATGGTCCTCGGATGCACGGTTCTCGGGCTCATGTTCGCCGACTCCAGCCGCCTCGTGGGACTATTGGCAATCAGTGTCGCTCTCATCTCCTATGCCATCCGGGGTTCCCTGTTGCAGGACAACCAGGAGAAATACCTCGCCGCCCTCCAGGACAGCCAGGCCCAACTGCACCGTCAGGCTCTATACGACGAACTGACGGGATTGCCCAATCGCCGTCTCTTCGCTGAACGGCTGTCCCAGGCGCTCGCCGTGGCACGCCGTCAACGGCATAGCATCGCGCTGGTGTACTTCGACCTGGATGGATTCAAACCGGTCAACGACCGTTTAGGACACACAATTGGAGATCTACTGCTAAACCGGGCCGCCAGTCGAATGCTCGCCCGGGTTCGAAAATCCGATACCCTCGCCCGCATGGGCGGAGACGAATTCACGCTCCTGCTTTCACACCTTGCCAGCGAGGAACATGCGACCCTGGTCGCAAAGGAGCTATTGAATACCCTGGCTGAGCCGTTCTATCTTGAAGGCCATTCAATCGCTATCACAGCCAGCATCGGCATCGGCATCTCTCCCTGCGGCGCCACTGACTCCGCGAGATTAAT is drawn from Acidicapsa acidisoli and contains these coding sequences:
- a CDS encoding GGDEF domain-containing protein codes for the protein MSSFKPSNLQAIGVAVFIIVIQRVGFMVLGPGPTRTLFLDSLIVFSNCAAIASCFAASMRRGGVSRIFWLLFASAFAMQLVADVSWAYCRYFHIQVPDSALFPSLFYRLYAGPMAIALFLSEDTRTSKLESFFNGGIVVGLVGITMYQLQMAELSAHDPRLWQQITIGTGVNLILVLGALARFVFSARGNLHGLFARQTIYLLTYVGVALITSIGDAYFAEIDASIDLIWIVTYLTGAVLAITWNPTLAEHGTPVPRISRRASLLCFNLTLAVMVLGCTVLGLMFADSSRLVGLLAISVALISYAIRGSLLQDNQEKYLAALQDSQAQLHRQALYDELTGLPNRRLFAERLSQALAVARRQRHSIALVYFDLDGFKPVNDRLGHTIGDLLLNRAASRMLARVRKSDTLARMGGDEFTLLLSHLASEEHATLVAKELLNTLAEPFYLEGHSIAITASIGIGISPCGATDSARLIHEADSAMYAVKRTGGNGAKLYSPELG